Proteins encoded within one genomic window of Nordella sp. HKS 07:
- a CDS encoding response regulator — MTSDIRILVVDDEPQIQRFLKLGLTAGGFSVSAAMTGGEAIRMIATNAPDLVLLDLGLPDLDGKDVIRQTRAFSAVPIIVVSARDREGEKIEAFDLGADDYVNKPFGIGELLARIRTALRHHNRSGSTQPVLSHGRISLDVTAHRASKDGTPLKLTPKEFDLLALLLRNAGRVLTHRQILTSVWGPAHAEDMQYLRVLIGQLRGKLEDDQANPRYIQTEPGIGYRLNTEEPA, encoded by the coding sequence ATGACCAGCGATATTCGCATCCTCGTCGTCGACGATGAGCCCCAGATCCAGCGTTTCCTCAAGCTCGGTTTGACCGCCGGCGGCTTCTCGGTTTCGGCCGCCATGACCGGCGGCGAAGCGATCCGCATGATCGCCACCAACGCGCCCGACCTCGTGCTTCTCGATCTGGGGCTGCCCGACCTCGACGGCAAGGACGTGATCCGCCAGACCCGCGCCTTCTCAGCCGTTCCGATTATCGTCGTCTCGGCGCGCGACCGCGAGGGAGAGAAGATCGAGGCCTTCGATCTCGGCGCCGACGACTATGTGAACAAGCCCTTCGGCATCGGCGAGCTTTTGGCGCGCATCCGCACGGCGCTGCGTCATCACAACCGGTCCGGCAGTACTCAGCCGGTGCTGAGCCACGGGCGGATCAGCCTCGACGTGACCGCTCATCGCGCCAGCAAGGATGGTACGCCGCTCAAGCTTACGCCCAAGGAATTCGACCTCCTGGCCCTGCTGTTGCGTAATGCCGGCCGCGTCCTCACCCATCGCCAGATCCTCACCTCCGTCTGGGGGCCGGCGCATGCCGAAGACATGCAGTATCTGCGCGTGCTGATCGGGCAATTGCGCGGCAAGCTCGAGGACGATCAGGCGAATCCGCGCTATATCCAGACCGAGCCCGGCATCGGCTACCGCCTCAACACGGAAGAGCCGGCCTGA
- a CDS encoding MoxR family ATPase, which translates to MSERDVASPEDLAARLERQLYLAGEELATAAFLALGLGKPLLLEGLPGVGKTEAAKALAAGLGLELIRLQCYEGIDAGHALYEWNYARQLLSLRRDSATDLYADEFLIERPLLKALKAPDRSLLLIDEIDRADHEFEAFLLEFLSDFQISIPERGTLKAASPPVVILTSNRTRELHEALRRRCVYSWIAYPEPEREARIIMLRTPELAEATARAVVAAVNGLRRLPLAKAPGISEAVEWAKAAQMLEAGSGRWPEAFRRAIGVALKDEEDMTLAREGLDELLNKACAS; encoded by the coding sequence TTGTCTGAACGCGACGTCGCATCGCCCGAGGATCTTGCGGCCAGGCTCGAGCGCCAGCTCTATCTCGCGGGCGAGGAGCTTGCCACCGCCGCCTTCCTGGCGCTCGGGCTCGGCAAGCCGCTCCTGCTCGAAGGTCTGCCGGGCGTCGGCAAGACCGAGGCGGCCAAGGCCCTGGCCGCTGGTCTCGGCCTCGAGCTCATCCGCCTGCAATGTTACGAGGGCATCGATGCCGGCCATGCGCTCTATGAGTGGAACTACGCCCGCCAGCTCTTGAGTCTCAGGCGCGACTCGGCCACCGATCTCTATGCGGACGAGTTTCTCATCGAGCGGCCCTTGCTGAAGGCACTCAAGGCGCCCGACCGCTCGCTGCTTCTGATCGATGAGATCGACCGCGCCGACCATGAATTCGAGGCGTTTCTGCTGGAATTCCTCTCCGATTTCCAGATCTCCATTCCGGAGCGCGGTACGCTGAAAGCGGCCTCGCCGCCGGTGGTGATCCTGACCTCCAACCGCACGCGCGAGCTGCATGAGGCGTTGCGGCGGCGATGTGTCTATAGCTGGATCGCCTATCCTGAGCCCGAGCGCGAGGCGCGCATCATCATGCTCAGGACACCGGAGCTCGCCGAGGCGACGGCACGCGCCGTCGTTGCTGCCGTGAACGGCCTGCGCAGGCTGCCGCTCGCCAAGGCGCCCGGCATTTCCGAGGCGGTCGAATGGGCCAAGGCGGCGCAGATGCTCGAAGCCGGCAGCGGCCGTTGGCCGGAGGCGTTCCGGCGCGCCATCGGTGTCGCGCTGAAGGATGAAGAAGACATGACGCTGGCGCGCGAGGGGCTGGATGAGCTTCTGAACAAGGCCTGCGCCTCATGA
- a CDS encoding xanthine dehydrogenase family protein molybdopterin-binding subunit encodes MTKKRGRGMAAVNYPTGMNLGGDPSQALIHATTTGSFIVTLSSVDLGQGLKTVMAQICAETLGVPTDNVIIDTADTDTGPHCMGTFASRGTHRIGNAIIMAAKEARAVMLEVAAEELEVDAGDLVTDGAGNIHVQGSPQKAVSVLNVALAAHFKHGKSISGRGIFLQPRSYPEPETGKMAPATCYAHACTVAEVEVDTETGEVAVLSLKSAYEVGRALNPRMVEQQIIGGAWMGISHALYETTEPYYPDRSHGPVDFNQYLMPGPGDLPEFANVVIERPAADGPYGAKGVGEMTANSPIPAIANAIFDAVGVRVDSLPITPEKVLRGIRALHA; translated from the coding sequence ATGACGAAGAAACGCGGCCGCGGCATGGCGGCGGTCAATTACCCGACAGGCATGAATCTGGGCGGCGATCCTTCCCAGGCGCTCATTCATGCGACGACCACGGGAAGTTTCATCGTGACCTTGTCGAGCGTCGATCTGGGGCAGGGCCTCAAGACCGTCATGGCGCAGATCTGCGCCGAGACCTTGGGCGTGCCGACCGACAATGTCATCATCGACACGGCCGATACCGATACGGGCCCGCACTGCATGGGCACTTTCGCCTCGCGCGGCACCCATCGCATCGGCAATGCCATCATCATGGCGGCGAAGGAAGCGCGCGCCGTCATGTTGGAAGTGGCGGCCGAGGAGCTCGAGGTCGACGCGGGTGATCTTGTCACCGACGGGGCCGGCAATATCCATGTGCAGGGCAGCCCGCAAAAGGCGGTATCAGTACTCAATGTGGCGCTCGCCGCGCATTTCAAGCACGGCAAATCGATTTCCGGGCGCGGCATCTTCCTGCAGCCGCGCTCCTACCCGGAGCCTGAGACCGGCAAGATGGCGCCCGCCACCTGCTATGCGCATGCCTGCACCGTGGCCGAGGTCGAGGTCGACACCGAGACCGGCGAGGTCGCGGTGTTGTCGCTCAAAAGCGCCTATGAAGTCGGCCGCGCCCTCAATCCGCGCATGGTCGAGCAGCAGATCATCGGCGGCGCCTGGATGGGGATTTCGCACGCGCTCTATGAGACGACCGAGCCCTATTATCCGGACCGCTCGCACGGACCCGTCGATTTCAATCAATATCTGATGCCGGGTCCGGGCGACCTGCCGGAATTCGCCAATGTCGTCATCGAGCGCCCGGCGGCGGACGGACCATACGGTGCCAAGGGCGTCGGCGAGATGACCGCCAACTCGCCGATCCCGGCGATCGCCAATGCGATCTTCGATGCCGTCGGGGTGAGGGTCGATTCGCTGCCGATCACGCCGGAAAAAGTTCTGCGCGGCATCCGCGCCTTGCATGCCTGA
- a CDS encoding amidohydrolase, translated as MTGIVDAHHHIWRQSDLPWLSGPMLPRIFGPYEPIRRDYPIGEYLADIAASGVTRSVYVQANWARDDFEEEVRWVQRTAEETGWPHAIVGYADLMAADVRRQLDRLDAYPLLRGIRMQLHWHDNPQYRFAARPDLMREPVFRRNMSYVAEYGLSFDLQVFTSQMQDAAELAADFPDITFILQHAGMLEDISPQGWDAWRNGMAKLAVQPNVVSKLSGLGTFIHKVDRKIIAGIARETVALFGPGRCLFGSNFPIEKLWAGYGELIAAHRAALANHAPADQEKILSGTAKRVYRLD; from the coding sequence ATGACCGGCATCGTCGATGCGCATCATCACATTTGGCGTCAGTCCGATCTGCCCTGGCTCTCAGGCCCCATGCTGCCGCGCATATTCGGCCCTTACGAACCCATCCGCCGTGACTATCCCATTGGCGAATATCTCGCCGATATCGCGGCATCGGGCGTGACCCGCTCGGTCTATGTCCAGGCCAACTGGGCCAGGGATGATTTCGAGGAGGAAGTGCGCTGGGTGCAGCGGACGGCAGAGGAAACCGGCTGGCCGCACGCCATTGTCGGCTATGCCGATCTGATGGCGGCGGATGTCCGCCGGCAGCTCGACCGACTCGATGCCTATCCCTTGCTGCGCGGCATAAGAATGCAGCTGCACTGGCACGACAATCCGCAATACCGTTTCGCCGCGCGCCCCGATCTGATGCGCGAGCCGGTCTTCCGGCGCAACATGTCATATGTCGCCGAATATGGCCTGAGCTTCGATCTGCAGGTTTTCACCAGCCAGATGCAGGATGCGGCCGAGCTTGCCGCCGATTTTCCTGACATCACCTTCATTCTCCAGCATGCCGGCATGCTGGAGGATATTTCGCCGCAAGGCTGGGACGCCTGGCGGAACGGCATGGCGAAACTGGCGGTGCAGCCGAACGTCGTCTCGAAATTGTCCGGCCTCGGCACCTTCATTCACAAGGTCGACCGCAAAATCATTGCCGGCATCGCGCGCGAGACGGTGGCACTTTTCGGGCCGGGGCGTTGCTTGTTCGGCTCCAACTTCCCGATCGAGAAGCTCTGGGCAGGCTATGGCGAGCTGATCGCCGCTCACCGCGCCGCGCTAGCGAATCATGCGCCGGCCGATCAGGAGAAAATCCTGTCCGGCACGGCGAAGCGGGTTTATCGACTCGATTGA
- a CDS encoding gamma-glutamyltransferase family protein, protein MDWNFPYASSRMPVLARNCVATTQPLAAQAGLTMLAKGGTAVDAALATAIALTVVEPTMNGIGGDAFAIVHDGKALYGLNASGRAPKAWHRKRFDGHDKMPVTGWDSVTVPGGVAGWAALHERFGRLPFEALFEPAIRYAKEGFLVSPVIAQIWQNQVERLRDQPGFAESFLPHGRAPTAGEVFRCPGQTDTLELIARSKGEEFYRGSLAQKIAAAAKAQGGALSLSDLADHAPDWVAPISVGFAGYDIHELPPNGQGISALIALGILDRLDIDGLDADSPEFVHLQIEATKIGMAEVRAHVGDPSAMRLTSADLLDPARLDAHAARVTRDRVSAPAPARQSTHGTVYLAAADHNGMAVSFIQSNYRGFGSGVVVPGTGIALHNRGCCFVLDKDHPNIVGPGKRPLNTIIPGFATKNGKTVAALGVMGGSMQPQGHVQVACRMLARNQNPQAVIDAPRWRFEDGQLSLEAAWPEATRSALAAFGHTTTGGTYLDFGAAQIICRLGEDGWIAASEGRRDGCAVGL, encoded by the coding sequence ATGGACTGGAACTTCCCTTACGCGTCTTCACGCATGCCGGTGCTGGCGCGCAATTGCGTGGCGACGACGCAGCCGCTCGCGGCGCAAGCCGGCCTCACTATGCTTGCCAAGGGTGGCACGGCGGTCGATGCGGCGCTCGCCACCGCGATCGCGCTCACTGTCGTCGAGCCGACCATGAACGGGATCGGCGGCGATGCCTTCGCCATCGTGCATGATGGCAAGGCGCTCTATGGCCTCAATGCCTCGGGCCGCGCGCCCAAGGCCTGGCACCGCAAGCGCTTCGACGGGCACGACAAGATGCCGGTGACGGGCTGGGATTCGGTCACCGTTCCGGGCGGGGTCGCTGGATGGGCGGCACTGCATGAGCGCTTCGGCCGCCTTCCCTTCGAAGCCCTGTTCGAGCCGGCAATCCGCTATGCGAAAGAGGGCTTCCTGGTGTCGCCGGTCATCGCGCAGATCTGGCAGAATCAGGTCGAGCGCCTGCGCGATCAGCCGGGCTTCGCCGAAAGCTTCCTGCCGCATGGCCGGGCGCCCACGGCCGGTGAAGTGTTCCGCTGCCCGGGCCAGACCGATACACTCGAGCTCATCGCCCGCAGCAAGGGCGAGGAGTTCTATCGCGGCAGTCTCGCCCAGAAAATCGCGGCAGCAGCAAAGGCGCAAGGCGGGGCTCTAAGCCTCTCCGATCTCGCCGATCACGCGCCCGACTGGGTGGCGCCGATCAGCGTCGGTTTCGCCGGCTACGACATCCATGAATTGCCCCCCAACGGCCAGGGCATCTCGGCGCTGATCGCGCTCGGCATATTGGATCGTCTCGACATCGACGGTCTCGACGCCGACAGTCCCGAGTTCGTGCATCTGCAAATCGAGGCGACCAAGATCGGCATGGCGGAAGTGCGCGCCCATGTCGGCGATCCTTCAGCCATGCGGCTGACATCCGCCGATCTTCTCGATCCGGCAAGACTCGACGCCCATGCGGCACGTGTCACGCGTGACCGCGTCAGCGCGCCCGCACCTGCCCGGCAATCGACCCACGGCACAGTCTATCTCGCCGCCGCCGACCACAACGGCATGGCCGTCTCCTTTATCCAATCCAACTATCGCGGCTTCGGCTCAGGCGTCGTCGTGCCGGGCACCGGCATTGCGCTCCATAATCGCGGCTGCTGTTTCGTCCTCGACAAGGACCATCCCAATATCGTCGGACCCGGCAAACGTCCGCTCAACACCATTATTCCGGGCTTCGCCACGAAGAACGGCAAGACGGTCGCCGCTTTGGGTGTCATGGGCGGCTCAATGCAACCGCAGGGACATGTGCAAGTGGCCTGCCGCATGCTGGCCAGGAATCAGAATCCGCAAGCGGTGATCGATGCGCCACGCTGGCGCTTCGAGGACGGCCAGCTGTCGCTGGAAGCGGCCTGGCCGGAAGCGACCCGCTCCGCACTCGCGGCATTTGGCCATACGACCACCGGCGGCACATATCTCGACTTTGGCGCCGCGCAAATCATCTGTAGACTTGGCGAGGATGGCTGGATCGCCGCCTCGGAAGGACGCCGCGACGGCTGCGCTGTGGGGTTGTAA
- a CDS encoding acetamidase/formamidase family protein, with product MGNWLETSYMARKGVARGKAGKTHELTVEKQGKYHYVYGPYAKPVLSIEPGDIVVAETQDAFEGAIKSEKDKPSELLHMPFLNPQCGPISVKGAEKGDVLCVHIHSIKPRGPQPVGTTALIPEFGGLVATNNTALLNPPLPERVKKMEVTEAGIKFNSKITLPYEPFIGTLGVSPEIEAVSSLQPDYWGGNMDLPDVCPGAVVYFPVHHKDAYLYLGDCHGTQGDGELCGVAVEIPSTTTVQVDLIKNWKIAWPRLENEKFIMAIGSTRPMEDAARIAYRELIHWMVDDYGFDQYEAYFLLTQAGKVRLGNMVDPKYTLGASILKSYIG from the coding sequence ATGGGCAACTGGCTTGAGACGAGCTACATGGCGCGCAAGGGCGTCGCGCGCGGCAAAGCCGGCAAGACGCATGAACTGACCGTCGAGAAACAGGGCAAATACCACTATGTCTACGGGCCCTATGCCAAGCCGGTGCTTTCGATCGAACCCGGCGACATCGTCGTCGCCGAAACCCAGGATGCTTTCGAAGGCGCGATCAAGTCGGAAAAGGACAAGCCGAGCGAGCTTCTGCACATGCCCTTCCTCAATCCGCAATGCGGACCGATTTCGGTCAAGGGGGCGGAGAAAGGCGACGTGCTCTGCGTTCATATCCATAGCATCAAGCCGCGCGGTCCGCAGCCGGTCGGCACCACGGCGCTGATCCCGGAATTCGGTGGCCTTGTCGCCACCAACAACACCGCCCTCCTCAACCCGCCATTGCCGGAACGGGTGAAGAAGATGGAAGTGACGGAGGCGGGAATCAAATTCAACAGCAAGATCACGCTGCCCTACGAGCCCTTCATCGGCACGCTCGGCGTCAGTCCAGAGATCGAGGCCGTATCGTCGTTGCAACCCGACTACTGGGGCGGCAATATGGACCTGCCCGATGTCTGCCCCGGGGCCGTGGTCTATTTCCCGGTGCATCACAAGGACGCCTATCTCTATCTGGGCGACTGTCACGGCACCCAGGGCGATGGCGAATTGTGCGGCGTCGCGGTCGAAATCCCTTCGACCACGACCGTGCAGGTCGATCTCATCAAGAACTGGAAGATCGCCTGGCCCAGGCTCGAGAACGAGAAGTTCATCATGGCGATCGGCAGCACGCGGCCGATGGAGGATGCGGCGCGCATCGCCTATCGCGAGCTCATTCACTGGATGGTCGATGATTATGGCTTCGACCAGTATGAAGCCTATTTCCTGCTGACCCAGGCCGGCAAGGTGCGGCTCGGCAACATGGTCGATCCCAAATATACGCTCGGGGCATCCATCCTGAAGAGCTATATCGGGTAG
- a CDS encoding acyl--CoA ligase: MTATTLIELLKTGANGDRALGAPGRPGLTHGALRSLLHRTIERLNALGIGRNDRVAIVLSNGPEMASAFVSVGAGATTAPLNPAYRAEEFEFYLGDLNARALLLDEAGNPAAEEAAAKLKLPILRLKVQDGAAAGDFTIEGQAVGAPKQDGPAQADDVALVLHTSGTTSRPKIVPLSQKNVAASAHNIARTLALKSQDSGLNIMPLFHIHGLIAAVLSSLSAGASITCTPGFNALKFFAWLDEAKPSWYTAVPTMHQAILGRAARNEESIKRASLRFVRSSSSSLPPQVMAELEATFTCPVIEAYGMTEAAHQMASNPLPPLARKPGSVGIAAGPDVAIMGADGRLLNADETGEIVIRGANVTAGYESNPKANEEAFAHGWFHTGDQGTMDAEGYVRITGRLKEIINRGGEKISPREVDEVLMDHPAVQQVVTFAMPHDKLGEEVAAAIVLRDGHQASEREIRDFASGRLADFKVPRKLVFLEEIPKGATGKLQRIGLAAKLGLG; the protein is encoded by the coding sequence ATGACTGCGACTACTCTGATCGAACTTCTGAAAACCGGCGCGAATGGGGATCGGGCCCTCGGCGCGCCGGGACGACCGGGCCTCACGCATGGAGCCTTGCGCAGCCTGTTACACAGGACGATCGAGCGCCTCAATGCGCTCGGCATCGGGCGCAATGACCGGGTCGCCATCGTGCTGTCGAACGGCCCCGAAATGGCGAGCGCCTTCGTGAGCGTAGGTGCGGGCGCCACCACCGCGCCGCTCAACCCCGCTTATCGCGCGGAAGAATTCGAATTCTATCTGGGCGACCTCAATGCGCGCGCTCTCCTGCTCGACGAGGCCGGCAACCCGGCAGCCGAGGAAGCGGCGGCGAAGCTCAAGCTGCCGATCCTGCGCCTTAAGGTACAGGACGGTGCGGCGGCTGGCGATTTCACCATCGAAGGCCAGGCGGTCGGCGCTCCCAAGCAGGATGGCCCGGCGCAGGCAGACGACGTGGCCCTGGTGCTCCACACTTCCGGCACGACCTCCAGGCCCAAGATCGTTCCGCTCAGCCAGAAGAATGTCGCGGCCTCGGCGCACAACATCGCCCGCACGCTGGCGCTGAAGTCCCAGGACAGCGGCCTCAACATCATGCCGCTGTTCCATATCCACGGGCTCATCGCGGCGGTGCTCTCCTCGCTGTCGGCCGGCGCCTCGATCACCTGCACGCCGGGCTTCAACGCGCTCAAATTCTTCGCCTGGCTCGATGAGGCGAAGCCCAGCTGGTACACGGCTGTACCGACCATGCATCAGGCGATCCTCGGCCGGGCGGCGCGCAACGAAGAAAGCATCAAGCGCGCGAGCTTGCGCTTCGTGCGCTCCTCTTCCTCATCGCTGCCGCCACAAGTGATGGCCGAGCTCGAAGCGACCTTCACCTGCCCGGTGATCGAAGCCTATGGCATGACCGAGGCCGCGCATCAGATGGCGTCGAACCCGCTGCCGCCTCTGGCGCGCAAGCCCGGCAGTGTCGGCATCGCCGCCGGCCCCGACGTGGCGATCATGGGCGCGGACGGCCGCCTCCTCAATGCCGACGAGACAGGCGAGATCGTCATCCGCGGCGCCAATGTCACGGCGGGCTATGAGAGCAACCCCAAAGCCAATGAGGAAGCCTTCGCGCATGGCTGGTTCCATACCGGCGATCAGGGCACGATGGATGCGGAAGGTTATGTCCGCATCACCGGCCGCCTCAAGGAGATCATCAATCGCGGCGGCGAGAAGATTTCCCCGCGCGAGGTCGATGAAGTGCTCATGGACCATCCGGCGGTGCAGCAGGTCGTCACCTTCGCCATGCCGCATGACAAGCTCGGCGAAGAAGTGGCGGCGGCGATCGTGCTGCGCGACGGCCATCAGGCGAGCGAGCGCGAGATCCGCGACTTCGCGTCCGGCCGCCTCGCCGATTTCAAGGTGCCGCGCAAGCTCGTCTTCCTCGAGGAAATCCCGAAAGGCGCCACCGGCAAATTGCAGCGCATCGGCCTCGCCGCCAAGCTGGGTCTCGGCTGA
- a CDS encoding EthD family reductase produces MLKVMSLMRRRADMSLAEFRQWAQSEHPLLAQKLPGLRGYRMNVAREENPDNPYDAVSEMWFDNAEARLAAMATDAGKAAGGDAASHCVSRFHLLVEEKVFV; encoded by the coding sequence ATGCTGAAAGTCATGTCTCTGATGCGCCGCCGCGCCGATATGAGCCTCGCCGAGTTCCGGCAATGGGCACAGTCGGAGCATCCGCTCCTCGCCCAGAAGCTTCCCGGGCTGCGCGGCTATCGCATGAATGTCGCCAGGGAGGAGAACCCCGATAACCCTTACGACGCGGTGAGCGAGATGTGGTTCGACAATGCCGAGGCGCGTCTTGCCGCGATGGCGACCGATGCCGGCAAGGCCGCAGGTGGCGACGCCGCCTCGCATTGTGTCAGCCGCTTCCATCTCCTGGTCGAAGAGAAAGTCTTTGTCTGA
- a CDS encoding 2-dehydropantoate 2-reductase: protein MKICIFGAGAIGGLVGAKLALKGDAEVSLIARGPHLEAMRKNGLILREAETETTVKVAATSDAKELGPQDYVFLALKAHSIPGILDSLKPLIGPDTAVVTGQNGVPWWYFYKQSGAYENQRIEAVDPGGCIWDMIGPERAIGCVVHPAAEIEAPGIIRHVEGDRLPLGEPSGEKTERVSRLAEILVACGIRAPVRPQIRSEIWVKLWGNLSFNPISALTGATLEQICADEAVRAVARAMMVEAQAIAEALGIKFAIDVDKRIAGAAAVGAHKTSMLQDLELGRPLEIDALVTAVQELGRLTQKPTPTIDTVLALIRQRAAIAAQSSR, encoded by the coding sequence ATGAAGATCTGCATCTTCGGGGCGGGCGCCATCGGCGGGCTCGTCGGCGCGAAACTCGCGCTCAAAGGCGATGCGGAAGTGAGCCTCATCGCGCGCGGGCCGCATCTCGAGGCGATGCGCAAGAACGGCCTGATACTGCGGGAGGCGGAGACCGAGACGACGGTCAAGGTCGCTGCCACCAGCGACGCGAAGGAGCTGGGTCCGCAGGATTACGTCTTTCTGGCGCTGAAGGCCCATTCCATTCCCGGCATTCTCGACAGCTTGAAGCCGCTCATCGGGCCCGACACCGCTGTCGTCACCGGGCAGAATGGCGTGCCGTGGTGGTATTTCTACAAACAGAGCGGCGCTTACGAAAACCAGCGCATCGAGGCGGTCGATCCGGGCGGGTGCATCTGGGACATGATCGGGCCTGAGCGCGCCATCGGCTGTGTGGTGCATCCCGCCGCCGAGATCGAGGCGCCCGGCATCATCCGCCATGTCGAGGGCGACCGCCTGCCGCTCGGCGAGCCGTCGGGCGAGAAGACGGAACGCGTGTCGCGGCTGGCCGAGATCCTGGTCGCGTGCGGGATTCGCGCGCCGGTCAGGCCGCAGATCCGCAGCGAGATCTGGGTCAAGCTGTGGGGCAATCTCTCCTTCAATCCGATCTCGGCCTTGACCGGGGCGACGCTCGAGCAGATCTGCGCCGATGAGGCGGTGCGCGCCGTCGCGCGCGCCATGATGGTCGAGGCACAGGCCATCGCCGAGGCGCTCGGCATCAAATTCGCCATCGATGTCGACAAGCGCATCGCCGGTGCTGCGGCAGTCGGCGCGCACAAGACCTCGATGCTGCAGGACCTCGAACTCGGCCGGCCGCTCGAGATCGACGCGCTCGTCACCGCGGTGCAGGAACTGGGCCGCCTCACGCAGAAGCCGACGCCGACGATCGACACGGTCCTGGCGCTCATCCGCCAACGCGCCGCGATAGCAGCTCAATCGAGTCGATAA
- a CDS encoding VWA domain-containing protein, which translates to MKLPRAAALLVDFTRLLRRHDFPLSHEQVVMFLGAVRLLGPHSMDSIRQAALATLAPPVDRLSEFDALFRAFFCEEGDAVLAARSLPEEKAPVRDKGLGQDKPPEAGDTSRSGKAATAREMLNLRRFDERADDPAIGRLNKEAARALPRRRSFRKVASKDGEGLDLRRSLRRIVEHDGDVIALMRSRRKPTLRPIVLLIDISGSMKAHTADYLRYAHALTALAGKVETFTFGTRLTRITGALRRRRRDLALANASALVGDWDGGTRIGPALQSFLANPRYTALLRGAVMLVLSDGLERGDPAPMREAVARIARRAWHLAWLTPLAADPRFRPETAALKAILDYIDRLGSGGSIASLVEHTLKIGARP; encoded by the coding sequence ATGAAACTGCCGCGCGCCGCTGCTCTTCTCGTCGATTTCACCCGGCTGCTGCGCCGGCATGACTTTCCCTTGTCGCATGAGCAGGTGGTGATGTTTCTGGGCGCCGTCCGCCTGCTGGGCCCGCATAGCATGGACAGCATTCGCCAGGCGGCGCTCGCGACCTTGGCGCCGCCGGTCGACCGATTGTCCGAATTCGACGCGTTGTTTCGGGCTTTCTTCTGCGAGGAGGGCGACGCCGTCCTTGCCGCCAGGAGCCTGCCGGAAGAGAAGGCACCTGTTCGCGACAAGGGGCTCGGGCAGGACAAGCCGCCGGAAGCGGGCGACACGAGCCGGTCGGGAAAGGCGGCGACCGCGAGAGAGATGCTGAATCTCCGGCGCTTCGATGAGCGCGCCGATGACCCCGCGATCGGCCGGCTGAACAAAGAGGCGGCACGCGCTCTGCCGCGCCGGCGCAGCTTCCGCAAAGTCGCGAGCAAGGACGGCGAAGGGCTCGATCTGCGCCGGTCCCTGCGCCGCATCGTCGAGCATGATGGCGACGTCATCGCCCTGATGCGCAGCCGCCGCAAGCCGACCTTGCGCCCGATCGTTCTCCTCATCGACATATCGGGCTCGATGAAGGCGCATACGGCGGACTATCTTCGCTACGCGCATGCCCTCACCGCTCTCGCCGGCAAGGTCGAAACCTTCACTTTCGGCACGCGCCTCACCCGGATCACCGGAGCGTTGCGCCGGCGCCGCAGAGATTTGGCGCTCGCAAATGCATCGGCGCTTGTCGGCGACTGGGATGGCGGCACAAGGATCGGCCCGGCCCTGCAGTCCTTCCTTGCCAATCCGCGTTATACCGCATTGTTGCGCGGCGCGGTGATGCTGGTTCTGTCGGATGGCCTCGAGCGCGGCGATCCGGCGCCGATGCGGGAAGCCGTGGCGCGTATCGCCAGGCGCGCCTGGCACCTCGCCTGGCTGACGCCCCTGGCCGCCGATCCGCGCTTCCGCCCCGAGACCGCGGCCCTGAAAGCCATACTCGATTACATCGACCGTCTCGGGAGTGGCGGCTCGATCGCCAGCCTCGTCGAGCACACCCTGAAGATAGGGGCGCGGCCATGA
- a CDS encoding SDR family NAD(P)-dependent oxidoreductase, whose protein sequence is MERRLEGKKALVYGGGTGIGFAIAQALAQEGASVFLSGRRKNVLDEAVAQLSNFGKAGSAPGDASRKEDVRRVTAAAYEFLGGLDTLVMSAGAAGRTSIFDTEPEEFQRIMDHTLMPAFLSVRYAASHLLAAGKASVIIISSTFGLIGRAERVAYCGAKAGVIGMVKSMALDFAPHNVRVNAMCPGYVETPLSLEVAKAEADPEAAIQAKRLMHPIPRAGKLEEMGELAVYLASDLSAFMTGQAIAIDGGYSSR, encoded by the coding sequence ATGGAACGCCGTCTCGAAGGCAAGAAAGCGCTCGTCTATGGCGGGGGAACCGGCATCGGCTTCGCCATCGCGCAGGCTCTGGCACAGGAAGGCGCCAGCGTCTTCCTGTCCGGCCGCCGCAAGAACGTGCTCGACGAGGCCGTCGCGCAGCTCTCTAATTTCGGCAAAGCCGGCAGCGCTCCGGGCGATGCCAGCCGCAAGGAGGACGTGCGACGCGTCACCGCCGCGGCTTACGAATTTCTCGGCGGTCTCGACACGCTGGTGATGAGCGCCGGCGCGGCCGGCCGCACATCGATCTTCGATACGGAGCCCGAGGAATTCCAGCGCATCATGGATCATACGCTGATGCCGGCTTTCTTAAGCGTGCGCTATGCCGCTTCCCATCTCCTCGCCGCCGGCAAAGCCTCGGTCATCATCATCTCATCGACCTTCGGGCTCATCGGGCGCGCCGAGCGTGTGGCTTATTGCGGCGCCAAGGCCGGCGTGATTGGCATGGTGAAGTCGATGGCGCTCGACTTCGCGCCCCACAACGTACGGGTGAATGCGATGTGTCCCGGCTATGTCGAGACGCCGCTGTCGCTCGAAGTGGCGAAGGCCGAGGCCGATCCGGAAGCGGCAATCCAGGCCAAGCGCCTGATGCATCCCATCCCGCGCGCCGGCAAGCTCGAGGAGATGGGCGAGCTCGCAGTCTACCTGGCGTCGGATCTGTCGGCCTTCATGACGGGTCAGGCGATTGCAATCGACGGCGGCTATTCCAGCCGCTGA